GGAAGTGCTGTTTACACCTGACGGGAGCTTACAAAGCTTGAGAGTTGCCAGAGAAGAGTTGGCGGGGCCCAGGCAGAGGGCAGAGCTCAGTGGGAGccaatgcagcagcagcagcatcgaCCGCCTGGGCTGGTGGAAGGAAGACTTCCCGTGTTCGTGTTCCCCACTGAACTCGTCTTCTATGCGGACGAGCAGTCGTCTCACAAACAGGTGCTCACCCTCTACAATCCCTATGAGTTCGCCCTCAAGTTTAAAGGTCAGTGAGTAGATGGAGGCAAAATCTCTATGTGTTTACAAATAatctttttgttatttattgcaTTTACGATCACATGAGTAAGTTGTGTCTTGTTTTCGTCTTTGTCAGTGCTGTGCACGGCACCAAACAAGTACACTGTGGTGGATGCGACTGGAGCTGTCAGGCCTCAGTGTTGCGTTGATATGTGAGTTATTTCAGACTTTGGTAATATAGATTTGTGAATTTAATGTTGTCTGCACAGCTAACTTCCTGTGTTCATACAGAGTAATCCGACACCGGGATGTGCGCGCGTGCCACTACGGGGTCTACGATAAGTTCCGACTGCAGGTGTCGGAACAGAGTCAGCGGAAAGCTCTGGGTCGCAAAGAGGTGACGGCTACTCTCCGTCCCTCAGCCTCACAGGAGCCGCCCAGCCCCCGGCCCCAAGATGAGGAACGCCGAATCACAGAGCAGTTTGGAGACGGCGAGTTTTTTGAACAGACTGCATTTCAGACAGGTAGGAGAAAGGACTGTTGTGTGATGTTGCCACTAGATGGAGCCAAATGTTCATCAAATTCAATTTGTGGCCATTTCAGGGATATcgtttattatattattactcTTTTCCAATCCTGTTtattgttctgtgtgtgtgtgtgtgtgtgtgtgtgtgtgtgtgtgtgtgtgtgtgtgtgtgtgtgtgtgtgtgtgtgtgtgtgtgtgtgtgacatcagCAGAGAGCCGTCCTGTTGCTGGAGGACCCAGTTTGTTGACAGTGCTGCTTGGGCTGATGTGCATGGCCGCCCTGATGCTCCCGACGCTGGGGGAGCAAGAATCTACTGTGCCTGTCTACCTCCACTTAAGTATTAACAAGAAACTTGTAGCTGCTTATGTTCTCGGTgagtaaaaacagaaagaagttGCATGTTTGAAAAATTCTTGAATGTGAACCACGCTGTTTGTGTTGAAAGAATGTGTGCTGCAGTTTACAATACCCAGTG
The sequence above is a segment of the Archocentrus centrarchus isolate MPI-CPG fArcCen1 chromosome 10, fArcCen1, whole genome shotgun sequence genome. Coding sequences within it:
- the mospd1 gene encoding motile sperm domain-containing protein 1 isoform X1, whose translation is MQQQQHRPPGLVEGRLPVFVFPTELVFYADEQSSHKQVLTLYNPYEFALKFKVLCTAPNKYTVVDATGAVRPQCCVDIVIRHRDVRACHYGVYDKFRLQVSEQSQRKALGRKEVTATLRPSASQEPPSPRPQDEERRITEQFGDGEFFEQTAFQTAESRPVAGGPSLLTVLLGLMCMAALMLPTLGEQESTVPVYLHLSINKKLVAAYVLGLLTMVILRT
- the mospd1 gene encoding motile sperm domain-containing protein 1 isoform X2, which translates into the protein MQQQQHRPPGLVEGRLPVFVFPTELVFYADEQSSHKQVLTLYNPYEFALKFKVLCTAPNKYTVVDATGAVRPQCCVDIVIRHRDVRACHYGVYDKFRLQVSEQSQRKALGRKEVTATLRPSASQEPPSPRPQDEERRITEQFGDGEFFEQTAFQTESRPVAGGPSLLTVLLGLMCMAALMLPTLGEQESTVPVYLHLSINKKLVAAYVLGLLTMVILRT